The Nocardioides sp. cx-173 genome segment GCGGTCGCGCCGTCGAGCGAGATCTGCACGTCGACGTAGCCGTTGCACGCGGGCGAGGCCAGGAACGCCGCGCGCTCGGGAGTCAGACGTACGCCGTTGGTGGAGAACTTCACGCCGACCTGGTGGTCCACGGCGTACTGCAGCAGGTGCCAGAAGTCGGGCCGGATCGTCGGCTCGCCGCCACCGATGTTGACGTAGAAGACCTGCATCCGCTGGAGCTCGTCGATCACCGCCTCGCACTGCTCGGTCGTCAGCTCGCGCGGGTCGCGGCGGCCGGAGGAGGACAGGCAGTGCGCGCACTCCAGGTTGCAGGCGTAGGTCAGCTCCCAGGTCAGGCAGATCGGCGCGTCGAGGCCGTACTCGAACTGCTCGACGAGGGATCCCGTGGTCGGGCGCTCTTGCAGGGTGGTCATGCGGTGACTGCCTCTCGGGGGCGGATCATGTCGGTGGCAGCGAGCCCGCGCAGTGCCTTGACGTAGGCCTGGTGCTGGGTGTCCGGGACGCCCGCGGCGGCCAGGGCCGAGCGCACGTCCGGCTGCTCGGCCAGGGCACGGACCACGGCCACGAGCTCAGGACGCTTGAGGAACGTGAGCTTGCGGTTGCCGAAGTGGTAGGCCAGGGCGCCGAACGGCTCGGGTCTCAGCGCCACCGAGGGCGACAGCCCCCAGGCCTGGTCGAGGAGGTCGTCCATGGCTCAGTACACGCCGCACATGCCGTCGATCGAGACCTCCTCGATGAGGTCTTCGGTGACCAGGTCCTGGTCCGTACTGGCGTCGGCGACGGCGGAGGTCTGGGTCTGGGTGGGCTCGGTCATGGTGGACCTTCCGGTGCGGGAGTGAGGAAGCCCACACTTTAAGTGCACCCGGTGCAACAATGGAAGGGTTCCCTCAGAATCGCTCGAGGAAGTCGCCGAGCGCCTCCCGGGTCTCGGCCAGGAGCTGCGGCACGGTGCTGTCCGGGTCGGAGAGCCAGCGCTCGTACGCCGTGAGCGCCAGCGCCAGGCTCACGTGCCCGACCGTCTGCGGCAGCAGGTCGCCCGGATCGACCGCGAGTCGCCGGGCGACGTACTCGCTGATCACCTGGCGCCACTCGCGGTAGCGCAGCACCGAGTGCGCCTGCAGGGCGGGCGTCTGGAGGATCAGCCGCATCCGGTCGAGGTGCGGCGGCTCGGCGTCACCGGGGAACTCGTTGAAGCCCACGATCCCCTGAAAGACCGCCTCGTGCAGCGGCAGGTCCTCGGGCATCGCCTCCAGCAGCGCCCGGAAGCTCTCGAGCGTCCGGTCGAACTGTCCCCACGGGATGTCGTTCTTGGAGTCGAAGTAGCCAAACAGCGTGCGCCGGCTCACCCCGACCTCGCGCGCGATGTCCTCCAGCGTCGTGGCCTCGAACCCGCGCTCCGCGAAGAGGCGGAACGCGGCCTGCTCGATCTCGGCATGCGTGGTCGCCACCGGCCGCCCACGCGACGGGCGCTTCTGGCGCGGGCCCGGAGCAGTCATCCTGTGGAATCTACCTCCCGAGCAGCCCGCATGCGTTCTCGGCGAAGCTTCCTCCGCACGCCGATCCGCCCCGCTGGTGGGCGTCTGGTCATGCCGGCCCGCCAGGTCCCACTGAACGGTCACTGCCCAGCCGGGGGAGTGAGTCGCTGCCTACGGTCCCGTGCATGGCTCACCACGACGACATCGCTGCGATCAGCCGGCTGAAGTACCGCTACCTGCGCTGCCTCGACACCAAGCAGTGGGACGACTTCGCGGCCTGCTTCGCCCCCGACGCCACCGCGGACTACAACGGCCTGGTCTTCTCCGATCCGACGGCGCTGGTCGACTTCATGCGCACGAACATGGGCGAGGGCGTGCTGACCATGCACCAGGCGCACCACCCCGAGATCGACGTCGCACCCGACGACGCCGATGATGCGGGCACCGCGACCGGCACGTGGTACCTGCACGACAAGGTGATCGTCGACGCGCACCGGTTCGCGCTGGAGGGCGGGGCGTTCTACGCCGACCGCTACGTGCGCGGCGCCAACGGCGGCTGGCTGATCCAGCACACCGGCTACCGGCGCACCTTCGAGCTCACCTGGGACCTCGACGACCCGGCGCGGGTCAAGGTGGCCGGCCCGGAGGCGCGAGCGCGCGGCTAGGGCCCGGGCGTGGTGGCGGCGAGCAGCGCCCGCGCCGCCGGCGTACCGTCCAGGCCGCGGGTGGTGCGCCGCGTGGTGCGCCACGCCCCTTCGGTCCGCACGAGCTCCCAGCGGTTGGCCCCGATGCGGGCCACGTGGGTGCGGCCCTCGTGTCGCACGAGCAGGACCGACTCGCAGACCGCGACGGCCCGGTCCCCGTCGACGACCACGTGGGCGGGGCCGAGAAAGTGGCTGCAGCCTCGCGAGATCAGCTCCTGGTGAGCGTCGGAGCGCACCATCGCCTCGATCTGGGGGCGGTCGCCCATGAACCACTCGTCGACGTCGTAGACACCGTCCTCGGTCCACAGCGCCGCGACGCGCTCGGCCTCGCCGGCGTCGACCAGCGGCCCGTACGACGCGACGAGCCGTGCGATCTCGAGCTCGTCCTCCAGCGCCCGCAACCGCGCCTCGACGGCGGCCAGGCGCACGTCGGTCGATCCGGTCTGCTGATCCTCGGTCACTGACTCTCCTCCAGCCCGGCCAGGGCCTCCAGCTGCTCGACGTAGTGGTCGGCGGACGTCGCGGCGACGTGCGCGGTGACCAGGGTGGCGCCTGCGGCGCGGGTGCGGTCGAGGGCGCGTCGGGTGCGGTCGGGCTCGCCGATCGGGTCGACGGGGCGTCCGGCGCCCAGGACGACCTCGAAGCCGTCGGGCAGGTCGGTGGCGGCGAGCAGCTCGCGCAACCGGTCGTGGCCGAGCCCGAACGGCATCCAGCCGTCGCCGAGCGTGACGGCGCGGCGCAGGCTGCGCGGCGTGTATCCGCCCACCCACAGCGATACGCGGTCCTGCACGGCGTGCGGCTCGACGACCAGTCCGGAGTAGGAGAAGTGGGGGCCGTCGTGCTCCGGAAGCCGCTGCCCGAGCGAGCCCCTCAGGGCGCGCATGGCGTCGTCAGCGACGGCGCCACGGGCGGGGAAGTCGGCGCCGACGAGCGCGAACTCCTCCTCGACAGAGCCGACCCCGACCCCCAGCACGACCCGGCCGCCGCTGACCAGATCGAGGGTGCCGTAGCGCTTGGCGACCTCGAGCGGGTGGTGGTAGCCGAGCACGAGCACCTGGGTGACGAGCCGGATCCGGCTGGTGCGCGCGGCGAGGTAGGACAGGGTGGCGAGGGGGTCCCAGTACGTGCCGCCGCGCTGCTCGGCGACCTCGACCGGCACCGCGACGTGCTCGGAGCAGGTGAGGTGGTCGAAGCCGAGCCGGTCGGCGGCCTCGGCGATCCGGGAGAGCTCGGCGATGCCGGCGGTGCGCTCCCACGCGGAGTTGAACCCGGGCAGCGCCGTGACGACGGGACTGGTGAGACCGAGGCGCATGTCGGCATCCAAGCCGGGGTGGCCCGCCGGGCGGCCGGAGCACTCCCAGTGAGCGGAACTAGAACGAATTCTAGAAATGCGTTCCGATCCGGAGCGGTCGCTGCTACGGTCAAAACTAGAATTCATTCTAGTCTCGTGGAGGTGCCCGTGGCGACGATGACGTCGGAGCGGCCCGAGAGCGGGCTGCCGCCCTCGATGGTCGAGCGGATGACCCTGATCCTCGACCGTTTCACCGAGCGCGAGAGCCGGCTCAGCCTCGAGGAGATCGCCGGCGCCACCCGGCTGCCTCGCTCGACGGCGCATCGCATCCTCGATCAGCTCGTGCGCCTGGAGTGGCTCGAGCACTCGAGCACCGGCGGCTACGGACTGGGGCGCCGCTCGCTCGTGCTCGGCGGTGGGTCCGGGGAGCACGGCGAGCTCCGCTCGGTCGCCTCGCCCTACCTGCACGACCTGTTGCTGCGTACCGGCGCCGTGGTGCACCTCGGCGTCCTCGACGGCGCCCGGGTGGTCTACCTCGACAAGCTCGGTGGCCGGTTCGCCACCAGCGTCCCCTCCCGCGTGGGCGGCTCGGCGCCGGCGTACTGCACCGGCCTCGGCAGGGCGATGCTGGCCTGGCTCGACGCCGAGACCGTGGACGGGCTCGTCGGCGACCACCTGCCGCTGCGCACCCCGGCCACCATCGGCGAGGTCGGCTCCCTGCACCACGAGCTCGCGCGGATCCGGTCCCGCGGCGGGCTCGCCCTCGAGCGGGAGGAGTGCTTCCCCGGCATCGCCTGCGCCGCGGCCGCCGTGCGCGGGCCCCGTGGTCCGATCGGCGCCGTCTCGGTCGTGACCTCGGCCGGCACCCCGCTCGAGCGCGTCGCGCCGCTGGTCATCGACGCCGCCCAGCGCATCGCGGCCGACATCTACCCCGACCTGTCGGACTCGGACCGCGGTCGGGTCAGGTGCGCGGCACCAGCAGGCGCATGATCTTCTCGGTCCCGAGCACCAGCCGGGCCCGGTCCGGCCCGCTGCGCCGCTCGACGCTCGCCTCGTTGCCGGCGACCACGTGCACCGGGCCGCTGCCCAGGGCCGCCAGGCCCTCGGCGGCCACGGCGGCCGGGTCGGCGACGTGCAGACCGGGCAGGTCGAAGTCGAGGCCTGCCCGTTGCATCGCCGGGGTGCGCGTGAGCCCGAGGACCAGATGGAGCACGTCGATGCCGTCGCCGCGCAGCTCGGCCCACAGCCCCTCGGCGAAGATCCGTCCGAACGCCTTCGCGGCGCCGTACACGCTCTCGGTCGAGGTGCCGACATAGCCGGCCAGTGACCCGACGAGCAGCACGCCACCTCGGCCGCGGGTCTTCATCGGGTCCAGGAGGCCGTAGGTCAGCCTGAGCATCGCGATGACGTTGAGGTCGACCACGCCCATCGCCGCGCCGAGGTCGCCGCCGGAGAACGGCTCCGCGCTGGTGTTGGCGCCCGCGTTGTAGACCAGCAGGCCGACCTCGACGTCGGCCACCGCCGCGACGACGGCCCCGACCGCGTCCGGGTCGGTCAGGTCGACGGCCACGGTGCGCACCTCGGCGCCGAGCGCGCGGGCGCTCTCGGCCGTCGCCTCCAGCGGCTCGGGCCGCCGCGCGACGAGCAGCAGGTGGAAGCCGTCGGCGGCGAGCTGCCGCGCCATCTCGGCGCCCACGCCCTCGGAGCCTCCGGCGACCACGGCCCACGGCCCGTAGCGGAGCACGTCGGTCATCGAGGTCGCGCCGGGGGAGTCGTGGGGGCGGCGTCGGCGAGCACCTCGAGCTGACCGCGGGCCGCCGCCTCGAGCACGGTGTCGCGCAGCGCCGAGCACCCGTCGAACGCCTGCCGGTTGGGCCGGTCGCTGGTCGGTCGGAGCGCGGAGCGCTCGTGGCAGCGCCGCAGGGCCGGGGCGCTCCACTGGATCGAGGTCTGCTCGGGGCTGCTCTTGCGCACGGCGACCTCGGCGCCGCAGGCCGAGCAGGCGACCGGGCGCATCGGCCGGTCCTGCAGGCGCACGTCCTCGCGCAGGGCCGGGGGCGTGGGATCGGTCGGGGTGCGCTCGGACATCAGCCCGGGACCGCGTCGCGGGCGGCGAGGTTGTCCTGGACCTCGAGCTGCCAGGCCTCGTTGGCGTGGGTGGTGTCGATCTCGAACTCGAAGCGGTCGGTCATCTCGGGGGCGACGGCGGCGGCGTCGACGTAGAACTGCTGGTACCAGCGGCGCAGCTGGTAGACCGGCCCGTCCTCCTCGCAGAGCAGCGGGTTGTCGATGCGGGCCTTGCTCTTCCAGATCGCGACATCCTGCTCGAACCCGTAGCGGATGAACTTGCCGGTGGTCGCCGCCATCGCCTCGGCGTCCTCGTCGGAGATGCCCTCCTTCTTCTCCACCATGATCCCGTACTGGAGCACGAACGAGCTCTCGTCGATCGGGTAGTGACAGTTGATCAGGATCGTGTCCACGTCGAGGTCCTCGTAGTGGTAGGTCACCTCGTCGATCATGAACGACGGGCCGTGGTAGGCGGCGACCGACGACGTGCCGAGCACGACGGGGTTGCGGGCAGACGGACGTGCGGGGCGCACGTCCTCGCGGCCGGCCCCGTCCATGTACTGGTGCGCCGTCGTGCCCTCGAAGACGTTCTTGAAGTAGGTCGGGAACGAGTAGTGCACGTAGAAGAAGTGCGCCATGTCGACGACGTTGTCCACGATCTCGCGGCAGTTGGCGCCGTCGATGACCGTCTCGTACCAGAGCCACTCGGTCCACCGGTCGTCGCCGACCTGCGGGATCCGCGGGATCGTCACGTCGGCCGGTGGCGGATTGCCCTCGGGGTCGTTCCAGACGAACAGCATCCCGTCCTGGACCAGGGTCGGCCACGCCGCTGTCCGGGCGCGCAGCGGGACCCGGCGGGCGTAGGGGATCTGCTTGCAGCGCCCGTCACCTCCCCACCGCCAGTCATGGAAGGGGCAGGCGATCTCGTCGCCCTTCACCGTGCCTTGCGACAGGTCCCCGCCCATGTGGCGGCAGTAGGCGTCGAGGACGTGCAGCGCGCCGTCGGAGCCGGCGAAGACCACGAGTTTCTGCCCGAAGGCGTCGACCCGGTGCGGTCGGCCGTCGGCAAGGTCGCGGGTCAGGCCCAGGCAGTGCCAGCCCCGGGCGAAGCGTCGCGGCGTGGGGTCGACCTCGATGTGTCGCACCGCCTGGTCGTGCTGGGTCATGTCGCCTCCGTACGGCTGGTGGTGGGGCCCCGCGGGGGACCGGGCGGGCCGGCTGCTGCGACCGCACGACGACTCTCGGTGCGGTCGGCGAAGGCTGCTCGGCGAGGTCCCACTCACCGGTAGTCGGGGACGGGCCCGGAAGGTCCGGCGCGCAGGATGGGTGTGGTGCGGCGACTGCGCCGCGACCAGACCAGGAGGTGACCGTGCCCCGCATCACCGAAGCCCGGCAGCCCGCCGAGCCGAGCTCGGCGGAGCAGAAGGACCGCTATCGGCGAATGCTGCGCGCGGCCAGCCGGCTCGGCGCGGAGCACGGGCTCGAGCGGATGCAGATGCATGACGTGGCCAAGGAGGCCGGCGTGGCGATCGCGACCCTCTACCGCTACTTCCCGTCCAAGACGGACCTGTTCGTCGCGGTGCTGCACCGTCACGTCGACCAGCTCGGCCAGGACGACGTCCTGGCGCAGCGTGGTGGTGCGAGCTCGGGCTCGCGCGCCGACGCGGTGGCCGACGTGCTGGTCGCCGCGAGCCGCCGGATGCTCCACCGCCCGCAGCTGGCCACCGCCATGCTCCAGGCCAACAACGCCGCGCAGCTGCAGGGCGCTCGGGAGTACACCGAGGCCAACGCGGCCTTCCACCGCATGCTCCTCACCGCGCTCGGGGTCGGCGACGAGCCGGAGGACGAGGACCTGCGGATGGTCCGCATCGTCGAGCAGACCTGGTACGGCGTCCTGGTGTCGACCCTGAACGGCGTCATCGACCTGCCGCAGGCCGAGCACGACACTCGACTGGCCGCCCGGCTGCTCCTCGGCCCTCGCTACGACGCGACGCGGCCGTGAGCCGCGTCGTCGCGGTCACCGGCTCCGCATCCGGTATCGGCGCGGCCACCGCCGCCTTGCTGCGCCAGCGCGGCGACCGGGTGATCGGGGTCGACCGGGCCGACGCCGGCGTCGAGGTCGTCGCCGATCTCTCCACGGCGCAGGGCCGCGCCGAGGCAGTCGCGGCGGTCACCGAGCTGACCGGCGGAGTCCTCGACGGCCTGGTCACCTGCGCCGGCCTGAGCCGCGCCGGCGCCCCGCAGGTCAGCGTCAACTACTTCGGCACCACCGAGCTGGTCGACGGGCTACGTCCGGCCCTGGCCGCGTCCAGCGCCCCCCGGGTCGCTCTGGTCGGCTCCATCTCGGCCATCCAGCCGCACGACGCCGCGCTGGTCGACGCCTGCCTCGTCGGCGACGAGCCCGCCGCTCTGGCCCTGGCCGAGTCGGCGCTCGCCGACGGTCGGCCGCACGAGATCTACTCCTCGACCAAGGCGGCGCTGGCGCGCTGGCTGCGGCGGGTCAGCGTCACGGCCGACTTCGCCGGTGCCGGGATCGCGCTCAACGCGATCGCTCCCGGGGTCGTGCTCACCCCGATGACCGAGGAGCTCGTCTCCGACCCGCAGTGGAGGCAGGTCATGGATCGCGCCGTCCCGATGCCGCTCAACGGCTACGCCTCGCCCGAGACCATCGCGTATGCGCTCGCCTGGCTGCTGTCGGTGGAGAACTCCCACATGGCCGGCCAGGTCGTCTACGTCGACGGCGGCGCCGAGGCCCTCGCCCGCCCCTGACCCGTCGTGCCTGGGCGCTCCGGCCCGGAGGCCGCTCCGGCCCGGAGGCCGCTCCGGTCCCGGTCACCGGGAGGGCCGTGGGCCGACCTGGCGCGGTCGGCTCATCCTCTGGCTGTGAGCCAGACCACTGACGCGGACGCCGTGACCGAGCAAGGCGCCGCGGCGCGCGCCGCGATCGCCGCGATCACCGGCCCGGGCGGGCCCAGCGAGATGCGCACCGAGCAGGTCCTCGGCGCCCCGGTCGCGGTGTTCGTCGAGCGTTACCGCGCGCTGCACGAGGTGCTCGCCGACTCCGTGCGCCACGGCGACCGGCCGTACGTCGTGTCCCTGGAGGCCACGCTCACCTTCGCCGAGCATGCCCGCCGGGTCTCCTCGCTCGCGCAGGTGCTGCGCGAGGAGCACGGGGTGCGCAGCGGTGACCGGGTCGCGATCGCGGCCGCCAACTCTCCGGCATGGATCGAGTCGTTCTGGGCCGTGGTGTCGATCGGTGCGATCGCGGTCGGCTGCAACGCCTGGTGGTCCCCGCGCGAGGTGGCCCAGGCGCTGGAGCTCACCAGCCCCGTGCTGGTGCTGGCCGACGAGCGCCGGCGCGAGGCGTCAGGGTCGACCGGCGTGCCGGTGCTCGACCTCGAGTCCGGTCACGAGCGGCGCTGCACCGCTCACCCCGAGGCGCCGCTGCCCTCGGCCGACGTCGACGAGGACGACCCGTGCGTCATCCTCTTCACCTCGGGCACCTCGGGCCGCCCGAAGGGCGCGGTCCACACCCACCGCAACCTCTGCGCGGTGCTCGGGTTCCACCGTCACAACGACGTGCTGAGCGCGATGTTCGGCGACCCGGTGGCCCCCGAGGACAAGGTCTACCTGCTGGCGATGCCGCTGTTCCACATCGGCAGCCTGCACAACCTGACCGTGCCTCGTCTGGCCGGCGGCAGCACCGTCGCCCTGCACCTCGGAGCCTTCGATCCGGCGCGGGTGCTCCAGCTGGTGCAGGAGGCCGGAGTGACCCACTGGGGGGCCGTGCCCACCATGGCCAACCGGCTGCTCGCCTTCGAGCGGGTGCGCGACTACGACACCTCGTCGCTCTACGCCTTCTCGCTGGCCTCGGCACCCTCGTCGGTGGCCTTCCAGGACCGGCTGCGCGAGCACCTGCCGTTCGCGGGCGCGCTGGTCGACAGCTACGGGCTGACCGAGTCGTGCACGGCGGTCGCCGTCGCGACCCCGGCGGACCTCCTGGAGTCGCCCGGCACCCTGGGCGCGCCCATCATCGGCGTCGAGATGGAGGTGCGCGACGCCCTCGGCGAGCGGGTGACCGCCGGCGTCGAGGGCGACATCTGCGTGCGCAGCGCCTACAACATGCTCGGCTACTGGGCCGACGACGCGGCGACCCGGGCGGCGTTCGACGACCAGCGCTGGCTGCGTACCGGCGACATCGGCACCCTGGACGAGAAGGGCAGGGTCCGGCTGTCGGCCCGCCGCTCCGACCTGATCATCCGCGGCGGCGAGAACGTCTACCCCGCCGAGACCGAGGCCGTGCTCGCCGAGCACCCTGCGGTGGCGGAGTGCGTGGTGCTGGGGGTCCCCGACGACGACCTCGGTCAGCAGGTCGCCGCCGTCGTGGTGACCCGCGATGGCGCCGCCACCGACGGACTCGAGCAGGCGCTGCAGGCCCACGTCGCCGCCGAGCTCGCGCACTACAAGGTGCCGACCCGGTGGCGGATCACCGCCGAGCCGCTGCCGCGCAATGCGACGGGCAAGGTCCGCCGCCCCGACGTCACCGTCACCACATGAGCACCACCAGGGGTCCCGTGGGCCAGCCCGCCGTGCCGGAGGTCTTCACCCCGGGCCGGATCGGTCCGTTGCGCCTGCGCAACCGCACGATCAAGGCCGCGACGTACGAGGGGCTGAGCCACCGCGGGCAGGTCACCCAGGACCTCGTCGACTTCCACGTCGCCTACGCCCGCGGCGGCGTCGGGATGACCACCGTCGCCTACTGCGCCGTCGCGAAGGACGGGCGCACGGATCGCCACCAGGTGGTGTGGACCGACGAGGCGATGCCCGGCCTGCGAGCGCTGACCGAGGCCGTGCACGACGCCGGAGCCGCGGTCTCGGCGCAGATCGGCCACGGCGGCCCGGTCGCCGAGTCACGCAGCAACCGGTCGCCGGCCCTCGGGCCGAGCCGCCGCGCCAACATCCTCGCGATGAGCACCTCCCGGGCCGCCAAGGTCGCCGACCTCGAGCGGATCGTGGCCGCCCACGGCCGAGCCGCCGCGATGGCCGTCGACGCGGGCTTCGACGCCGTGGAGGTGCACCTGGGCCACAACTACCTGGCCAGCGCGTTCCTCAGCCCCAAGCTCAACCGCCGCACCGACGACTACGGCGGCAGCCTGGGCAACCGTGCCCGCCTGGCCCGCGACGTGATGCGGGCGGTGCGCGACGCGGTCGGAGACCGGATCGCCGTCATCGCCAAGCTCGGCATGGACGACGGCGTGCCCGGAGGCTTCTGGCTCGACGAGGCCATCCCGGTCGCGCAGTGGCTCGAGGCCGACGGCACGCTCGACGCTCTCGAGCTGACCGCGGGCAGCTCGCTGCTCAACCCGATGTACCTCTTCAAGGGCGACGTGCCGCTGGCCGAGTTCGCCGGGATCATGCCGCAGCCGATCCGCGCCGGTGTCCACCTCGTCGGCCACCGGCTGCTCAAGAGCTACCCCTACCGCGACGCGTTCCTGCTCGAGGACGCCCGCCAGGTGCGCGCCGCCGTCGACCTTCCGATGGTGCTGCTGGGCGGCGTGACCGACCGGGCGGTGATGGACACCGCGATGGCGGAGGGCTTCGAGTTCGTCGCCATGGCGCGCGCGCTCCTCCGCGAGCCCGACCTGGTCGACCGGCTGCAGCGCGACGCCGGGGCCCGCTCGCTGTGCGTGCACTGCAACAAGTGCATGCCGACCAACTACACCGGCGTCCGCTGCGTCCTGGTCGAGCGCCGGACCAGCCGCGGAGCGCTCTGGGGCACGACCGAGGGGTACGCCGCGCCGCCCCCGCCGGTCGCTTCCGGTGAGTGGGACTGATCTCGGCGGCGCCGCGGGGCCGGTGCGAGGTTCGGTCGGTGATCCGGCGTCTCCTGCTTCCCCTCCTGGAGCTGGTCGCCGTCCTGCTGCTGGTGAGCGTCGGCGTGTTCGGGCTGCTGGCGCTGGTCCCCGGCGACCCGGCCGTGGCCGTGCTGGGCGAGGGCCGGGCCCCCGAGGAGTACGACGCCCTGCGCCGCCAGCTCGGCCTGGACGAGCCGTTCTGGAGCCGCTACCTCGACTGGCTCGGCGGTGCCGTCACCGGTGACCTCGGCACCTCGCTGGTGCCACCGCAGGGGCCGGTGCTCGACCGCATCGTCTCCGCCCTTCCGGTCAGCCTCGAGCTGGCCCTGCTCGGGCTGGTGATGGCCCTGGCGATCGCCGTGCCACTGGCCATGTGGTCGGCCTCCCACCCCGGAGGCCGCGCCGACCGGTCGATCAGTGCGGCGACGTTCGGGCTGCTGTCGATGCCGTCGTTCCTCGTGGGGCTGCTGCTGATAGCGCTTCTGGTCAACACCCTCGACCTGTTCCCGCGCAACGAGTGGGTGCGCCTGGGCGAGAGCGTCACCGGCAACCTGCACCACGCGTTCCTGCCCGCCCTCACCATCGCGCTGATGGAGGCGGCGATGTTCACTCGGATCCTGCGCAACGACCTCGTGACCACGCTGCGCGAGGACTTCATCCTCTCGGCCCGGGCGCGCGGCATGACCCCGCTGCGGATCCTGCTGAGCGACGCCCTGCGGCCCTCGTCGTTCTCGCTGGTCACGATCCTCGGCCTCAGCATCGGTCGCCTCGTCGGGAGCACTGTCATCGTGGAGTACCTCTTCGCCCTGCCCGGGATGGGCAAGCTCGTCATCGACGCCGCCAACCAGGGCAACTACCCCGTGGTGCAGGGGGCGGTGCTCGTCGTCGCCGTGGTCTACGTCGGCAGCAACACGCTCATCGACTGGTCCTACGGCCTCCTCGACCCCCGGACCCGTCGTGCTCGCGTCTGACCCGGTGCTGCCCGACGTCGCGCCCGTCGAGCCCGTCGCCGGCGCAGCCCTCGGTCCGCGCCAGCGTCGTGGCCGGCTCGTGGCCACCGGCGCTGCGCTCGTCGTGGCCGGCGCCGGCCTCGCCGCCTGGTCGGTCGGCAGCGATGCCGTGGTCACCGCCGCTCGCGCGGTGCTGGTCGTCGCCGGCCTGCTCGTCGTGGTCGCCGGGCTGAGCCGCCTCGCGCGCGGCCTGCTCGGGCGTCCGGTGGACGTCGTCCTGTGGCTGGGCGTCGCCTGGCTGGTGCTGGTGCTCGGGGCGGCCGCCCTGGCGCCCTGGCTCCCGCTGGGCAACCACGACGACTCCGTCGCCGGGCTGAGCGAGCCGATCTTCGCCGCGCCCGACCTCGGCTCGGAGCACCCGCTCGGCACCAACAACTACGGCCTCGACGTGCTCTCGCGCGCCATCCACGGAGCTCGTACGTCGATCCTCGTCGCCCTGCTCGCGGTGCTCGTCGGCACCACGGTCGGCGGCCTGGTCGGGATGGTCTCGGGCTTCCTGCGCGGCACGACCGACCGGGTGGTCGGCGTGCTCTCCAACGCGCTGCTCGCCGTGCCCCCGCTGATCCTGCTCATCGCCCTCGGGGCGGTGCTCGAGCCCAGCGTGCGCAGCATCGCGTTCGCGCTGTCGCTGCTGACGATCCCGAGCATGGTGCGCCTGGCTCGGGCCAGCACGATCGCCGTCGCCGAGCGCGAGTTCGTGCTGGCCGCCCGCGCGATGGGGGCCAGCCGTTGGCGGCTGCTGCGCCGTGAGGTGCTGCCCAACGTCGTCCTGCCGGTGCTCTCCCTCGCGGTCGTGATGATCTCGGTCCTGGTCGTGGCCGAGGCGTCGCTGTCGTTCCTCGGCATCGGTATCGAGCAGCCGGCGCCCACCTGGGGCAACATGATCGCCGAGGGCCAGGGAGGCGTCATGGAGGAGCATCCGTACCTGGTCGTGGTCCCGGCCGTCTGCCTCTTCCTCACCGTCTTCTCCTTCAACCTGCTCGGCGAGAGGGCGCAGAAGGCCTGGGACCCGAGGAGCGCGAAGCTGTGACCACCACCGACCCCCTCCTCGTCGTCGAGGACGTGCGCACCGTCTTCCACACCGCCCGCGGCGATGTCCGCGCCGTCGACGGCGTCTCCCTCACC includes the following:
- the mftB gene encoding mycofactocin biosynthesis chaperone MftB (MftB, a small protein, is a peptide chaperone that assists the radical SAM enzyme MftC in performing two modifications to the C-terminal Val-Tyr dipeptide of the mycofactocin precursor peptide, MftA. MftB's role is analogous to the role of PqqD in the biosynthesis of PQQ, a cofactor that derives entirely from a Tyr and a Glu in the precursor PqqA.); its protein translation is MDDLLDQAWGLSPSVALRPEPFGALAYHFGNRKLTFLKRPELVAVVRALAEQPDVRSALAAAGVPDTQHQAYVKALRGLAATDMIRPREAVTA
- a CDS encoding TIGR03619 family F420-dependent LLM class oxidoreductase, with protein sequence MRLGLTSPVVTALPGFNSAWERTAGIAELSRIAEAADRLGFDHLTCSEHVAVPVEVAEQRGGTYWDPLATLSYLAARTSRIRLVTQVLVLGYHHPLEVAKRYGTLDLVSGGRVVLGVGVGSVEEEFALVGADFPARGAVADDAMRALRGSLGQRLPEHDGPHFSYSGLVVEPHAVQDRVSLWVGGYTPRSLRRAVTLGDGWMPFGLGHDRLRELLAATDLPDGFEVVLGAGRPVDPIGEPDRTRRALDRTRAAGATLVTAHVAATSADHYVEQLEALAGLEESQ
- a CDS encoding nuclear transport factor 2 family protein, translated to MAHHDDIAAISRLKYRYLRCLDTKQWDDFAACFAPDATADYNGLVFSDPTALVDFMRTNMGEGVLTMHQAHHPEIDVAPDDADDAGTATGTWYLHDKVIVDAHRFALEGGAFYADRYVRGANGGWLIQHTGYRRTFELTWDLDDPARVKVAGPEARARG
- a CDS encoding nuclear transport factor 2 family protein: MTEDQQTGSTDVRLAAVEARLRALEDELEIARLVASYGPLVDAGEAERVAALWTEDGVYDVDEWFMGDRPQIEAMVRSDAHQELISRGCSHFLGPAHVVVDGDRAVAVCESVLLVRHEGRTHVARIGANRWELVRTEGAWRTTRRTTRGLDGTPAARALLAATTPGP
- the mftR gene encoding mycofactocin system transcriptional regulator (MftR, the mycofactocin system transcriptional regulator, is an uncharacterized TetR family DNA-binding transcription factor. Its role is inferred by context. It occurs as part of the biosynthesis locus for mycofactocin, a partially characterized electron carrier derived from the terminal Val-Tyr dipeptide of the precursor peptide MftA, through a radical SAM enzyme-mediated process.), coding for MTAPGPRQKRPSRGRPVATTHAEIEQAAFRLFAERGFEATTLEDIAREVGVSRRTLFGYFDSKNDIPWGQFDRTLESFRALLEAMPEDLPLHEAVFQGIVGFNEFPGDAEPPHLDRMRLILQTPALQAHSVLRYREWRQVISEYVARRLAVDPGDLLPQTVGHVSLALALTAYERWLSDPDSTVPQLLAETREALGDFLERF
- the mftA gene encoding mycofactocin precursor MftA (Mycofactocin is a small molecule electron carrier derived from the final two amino acids, Val-Tyr, of MftA, the mycofactocin precursor. It plays a role in redox homeostasis and the metabolism of alcohols and aldehydes in Actinobacteria, including Mycobacterium tuberculosis.), with amino-acid sequence MTEPTQTQTSAVADASTDQDLVTEDLIEEVSIDGMCGVY